TTTTTGAAATATAGGTCGTTTCTGTTTTTCATTATAATATCATTTATTGCAGTTTGTATCAGATTATTATCATATTCGAAAGTTTTTGTCAATGGTTCGATCAGTTTAATCGGCTTTGATTCCTATTACCATATGAGGAGGATATTATACACCATTTCCAATTTTCCTGATACAATCACATTTGATAATTACATCAATTATCCTTATGGATCCGAGATAGGATGGCCGCCCTTATTTGATCAGGCTGCATCGCTTTTAGCCATGATCATAAGCTTTCTCTCGCAAAATAAGATCAGTGTTGAATTGTCAGCAGCATTTTTCCCGTTAATTTTAGGAATATTAACATTCATACCGGTATATTTCATAGCTTCAAAGATTTTCAATAAAAATGTTGCTTTATTAAGTGTTTTTATGCTTGCAATTCTTCCCGCACATATTAGTAAATCACTTTTCGGTGCTTTAGATCACCATGTAGCTGAAATACTGCTCTCGACTTCCGCTTATGCCTTTTTTATAGCTGCTTTAAAATTCCCGGATATTTATGACCTGTCACTGAAAGAGTTACGAAAAGGAGTTAAAAATCCCTACATTAGACCTTTGATATATGCAGCATTTACAGGCATTTTTTTTACAATATCATTATTAACCTGGATCGGATCACCTATTTTTATTGGCCTCATAGTCCTTTATGCGATGGTGCAATTCAATGCTGACATCAAAGAAAACAGGTCCTCTGAATATCTTACAATAATATCTATTACCACACTACTAGTTACTCTGATTCTAATTTTTCCATTAATAATAATTATGGGTAGACCTGGATTTGAAATAAGTGCAATGTTTCTTTCGTCATTCCAGGTAGTATTTCTTGCAGGTGCTATTGTAATAATTTTAATAATGAGTCTTATTTCCGGAATCATTAAATCTAAGAATATTGTCTGGTGGAATTATCCTATAACGATCTTATTGCTTGCAGTAATTGGGATGTTTCTTACAAAAATTATTTCATCTTCAATATTTAACTCAATGAGTACGGGTATCTCATATTTATTCCGGGAAGGAATAGTACTTGGGACCATTCAGGAGGCTCAACCTTTATTTTATAATGGTGAAATATTTACTCTATTTCCTCTCTGGTATAATTTCGCATTAAGTTTCTATGTGGCCATCTGGGCATTTATAGTATTTAATAGAATGATGATAAAAGAATCCTACCCACCTGAAATGGTTTTCTTTTCAATCTGGACTTTGGTTATATTTTCACTTACTCTATTACAAAGGCGTTTCATGTACCTTTTGGTTATTAACATTGCATTATTGACCGGATTTTTTATTTTAATGAGTTTCAAGACGTTAAAAATAAATGAAACAAAAATAATAAGTAAAAAAATACGCAAGAAAATTTCATCCAGAGAAAATAAAAAAATTGTCCGACGAGAAGAGTGGTGGAAGTGGACTGTTCTTAGTATTATTGCGATAGTTATTATCCTGCCTAATTTTTTTAACGGGGTTTCCATAGCAACTGACCCGATGATTCCTTCATCTGACTGGAACGAATCGTTAAACTGGCTTAAAGACAATACACCACAAACATCATTTATCAATGCTCCTCTGGAAACACCTGAATATGGTATATTAAGCTGGTGGGATTACGGCAATTGGATACTCTATCTTGCAGATCGCCCGGTAGTATCTAATAATTTTCAGGTAGGAATAGATGATACTGCCAGATTTTTTGTTGAAGCAGATGAATCAAAAGCTAAGTCAATATTAGATAAAAGAAATGTGCGGT
This sequence is a window from Methanosarcinales archaeon. Protein-coding genes within it:
- a CDS encoding oligosaccharyl transferase, archaeosortase A system-associated; this encodes MKKHDFFLKYRSFLFFIIISFIAVCIRLLSYSKVFVNGSISLIGFDSYYHMRRILYTISNFPDTITFDNYINYPYGSEIGWPPLFDQAASLLAMIISFLSQNKISVELSAAFFPLILGILTFIPVYFIASKIFNKNVALLSVFMLAILPAHISKSLFGALDHHVAEILLSTSAYAFFIAALKFPDIYDLSLKELRKGVKNPYIRPLIYAAFTGIFFTISLLTWIGSPIFIGLIVLYAMVQFNADIKENRSSEYLTIISITTLLVTLILIFPLIIIMGRPGFEISAMFLSSFQVVFLAGAIVIILIMSLISGIIKSKNIVWWNYPITILLLAVIGMFLTKIISSSIFNSMSTGISYLFREGIVLGTIQEAQPLFYNGEIFTLFPLWYNFALSFYVAIWAFIVFNRMMIKESYPPEMVFFSIWTLVIFSLTLLQRRFMYLLVINIALLTGFFILMSFKTLKINETKIISKKIRKKISSRENKKIVRREEWWKWTVLSIIAIVIILPNFFNGVSIATDPMIPSSDWNESLNWLKDNTPQTSFINAPLETPEYGILSWWDYGNWILYLADRPVVSNNFQVGIDDTARFFVEADESKAKSILDKRNVRYIIISDDLLNKFQTIALIAGEQTNNYATFVSNESDSGLRQYSFLDQKIINVMLWSLYMNDGLNLGSFRLVYESNESNIKNWEKQAVKSIKIFEYVEGAKLEGFASPNEVIFAQINIISNRNRTFTYSNQVISNETGWYEITLPYSTSGTPYETRPLESYKILINNSSISKNIEVLEEDVIEGRTVRVDLIN